A part of Solibacillus sp. FSL H8-0538 genomic DNA contains:
- the rpoD gene encoding RNA polymerase sigma factor RpoD translates to MADKSERSKETLVNGLSIEEVKKLLQEKAKQDGEISMKEISDRLSKFDVENEEIFNFAELLDADDNITVDGKEEFEEDALSKQEASEEAFDLNDLSVPPGVKINDPVRMYLKEIGRVDLLSAEEEIRLAERIEQGDEEARKRLAEANLRLVVSIAKRYVGRGMLFLDLIQEGNMGLIKAVEKFDHRKGFKFSTYATWWIRQAITRAIADQARTIRIPVHMVETINKLIRVQRQLLQDLGREPSPEEIGEEMDLTPEKVREILKIAQEPVSLETPIGEEDDSHLGDFIEDSEAQSPSDHAAYELLKEQLEDVLDTLTDREENVLRLRFGLDDGRTRTLEEVGKVFGVTRERIRQIEAKALRKLRHPSRSKRLKDFLE, encoded by the coding sequence ATGGCGGACAAGTCAGAACGTTCGAAAGAAACATTAGTAAATGGGCTTTCAATAGAAGAGGTTAAAAAGTTACTTCAAGAAAAGGCTAAACAAGACGGCGAAATTTCAATGAAGGAAATTTCGGATCGATTATCTAAATTCGATGTTGAGAATGAAGAAATTTTCAACTTTGCCGAATTATTAGATGCCGATGATAATATTACAGTTGATGGGAAAGAAGAATTTGAGGAGGATGCACTTTCTAAGCAAGAAGCCAGCGAAGAAGCATTCGATTTAAATGATTTAAGTGTTCCCCCTGGCGTTAAAATTAACGATCCAGTACGCATGTATTTAAAAGAAATCGGCCGTGTAGATTTATTATCTGCTGAAGAAGAAATTCGTTTAGCAGAACGTATTGAGCAAGGTGACGAAGAAGCGCGTAAACGTTTAGCAGAAGCGAACTTACGTCTTGTAGTATCAATTGCAAAACGTTATGTTGGTCGTGGTATGTTATTCCTTGATTTAATTCAAGAAGGGAATATGGGTCTTATTAAGGCGGTTGAAAAGTTCGACCATCGCAAAGGATTCAAATTCTCAACTTATGCAACGTGGTGGATCCGTCAAGCGATTACACGCGCGATTGCTGACCAAGCGCGTACAATCCGTATCCCTGTGCATATGGTTGAAACAATAAATAAACTGATTCGTGTACAACGTCAATTACTTCAAGACTTAGGTCGCGAGCCTTCTCCAGAGGAAATCGGGGAAGAAATGGACTTAACGCCTGAAAAAGTACGAGAAATTTTAAAAATTGCACAAGAGCCAGTATCTCTTGAAACACCAATCGGGGAAGAGGACGATTCCCACTTAGGAGACTTCATAGAAGACTCAGAAGCACAATCCCCATCTGATCACGCGGCATACGAGTTATTAAAAGAACAATTAGAAGATGTGTTGGACACATTAACAGACCGTGAAGAAAATGTATTACGTCTACGTTTCGGTTTAGATGATGGCCGTACACGTACCTTAGAAGAAGTAGGGAAGGTATTTGGCGTTACACGTGAGCGTATTCGCCAAATCGAAGCAAAAGCTCTACGCAAGCTACGTCATCCATCACGCTCTAAACGTTTAAAAGACTTTTTAGAATAG
- the dnaG gene encoding DNA primase, giving the protein MTGKIPEHLIEQIRSQSDIVDVISDYMQLTKRGRNWFGLCPFHGEQTPSFSVSQDKQIFHCFGCGAGGNAITFIMDMENIAFPDAVVKLGERVGVSIDVQVQTGQQATKPFSKKEESMREAHAFAVEFYHHLLVNTEDGEPALNYLLERGFTRELIETNRIGWALPSWDTLSVLLERKGFPLDEMAESGLIIQKESDQTYFDRFRSRIIFPIRDENGKVIAFSGRILTTGADEAKYLNSPESPIFHKSQVLYNLDKARAAIRKSRQVVLMEGFVDVLAANRAGVFNVVATMGTSLTPQHIQKLKRLVEQITICYDGDNAGFEAAKRAAQMLHEEKLKVEVAVLPDKLDPDDYIRQYGAEAFTDQILEKPHAYIAFMMMHAKKGKNFQFENDTLQYIQEVLEHLTGKSSPTERDLYIRQLASETDISQEAIYAQFRKLGADEVKHQKRVQQKMRPQLEMVQHRKPLTATDRAERLLLSHMLHNVHVVDKVLNSEDPHPFIRDEYAAVFVRLIGFYEEFPTADYQRFAEVLNDAELRKIVMEAALVERDPEHAEAEIADCLKQIQKHRLKVEIDRLSHDQKEAEKMHEHRRALEIAQQIIHLRRSLTGI; this is encoded by the coding sequence ATGACTGGGAAAATACCTGAACATTTGATTGAGCAGATTCGTTCGCAGTCTGATATAGTCGATGTAATTAGCGATTATATGCAGTTAACGAAGAGAGGGCGCAACTGGTTTGGATTATGTCCATTTCACGGTGAACAAACACCCTCTTTTTCAGTGTCTCAAGATAAACAGATTTTTCACTGCTTTGGCTGCGGAGCAGGAGGTAATGCGATTACGTTCATTATGGACATGGAAAATATCGCGTTTCCAGATGCGGTAGTGAAACTTGGAGAGCGCGTAGGCGTTTCGATAGATGTGCAGGTACAAACTGGACAACAAGCTACCAAGCCTTTTTCAAAGAAAGAGGAATCGATGCGCGAGGCCCATGCCTTTGCTGTCGAATTTTATCATCATTTGTTGGTCAATACGGAAGACGGGGAACCTGCATTAAATTATTTGCTAGAAAGAGGATTTACCCGTGAACTAATCGAAACAAATCGTATAGGATGGGCGTTACCTTCTTGGGACACCCTATCTGTACTATTGGAACGAAAAGGGTTTCCGCTAGACGAAATGGCTGAAAGTGGCCTCATTATTCAAAAAGAAAGCGATCAAACGTATTTTGACCGATTCCGGAGCAGAATTATATTCCCGATTCGCGATGAAAACGGCAAGGTCATTGCTTTTTCTGGACGTATATTAACTACAGGTGCCGATGAAGCAAAGTATTTAAATAGTCCGGAGTCACCGATTTTTCATAAAAGTCAGGTGCTATACAATTTGGACAAGGCAAGAGCCGCGATTCGAAAAAGTCGCCAAGTTGTATTAATGGAAGGTTTTGTCGATGTGCTTGCCGCAAATCGAGCAGGCGTTTTTAATGTAGTAGCAACAATGGGTACGTCTTTAACACCCCAGCATATACAAAAGCTCAAGCGCTTAGTGGAGCAAATTACGATTTGCTATGATGGTGATAATGCTGGTTTTGAGGCTGCAAAGAGGGCCGCTCAAATGTTGCATGAAGAAAAGCTGAAAGTTGAGGTAGCAGTTTTACCCGATAAGCTTGACCCGGATGACTACATTCGACAATACGGAGCAGAGGCATTTACGGATCAAATATTAGAAAAACCTCATGCTTACATTGCTTTCATGATGATGCACGCTAAGAAAGGTAAAAATTTTCAATTTGAAAATGATACATTGCAGTATATCCAAGAGGTGCTTGAGCATCTTACGGGTAAATCTTCGCCAACCGAACGCGATTTATATATTCGACAGCTTGCGAGTGAAACGGATATTTCGCAAGAGGCCATTTATGCACAGTTTCGTAAATTAGGGGCAGATGAAGTGAAGCATCAGAAGCGCGTACAGCAAAAAATGCGACCGCAGCTTGAAATGGTGCAACATAGGAAGCCACTAACCGCGACTGACCGTGCAGAACGTTTATTATTGTCACACATGTTACACAATGTACATGTTGTGGATAAAGTATTAAATAGTGAGGATCCCCATCCATTTATCCGAGATGAATACGCTGCAGTATTTGTACGTTTAATCGGTTTTTATGAGGAATTTCCCACAGCTGATTATCAGCGCTTTGCCGAAGTTTTAAATGATGCAGAATTGCGCAAAATAGTAATGGAGGCGGCCCTTGTAGAACGTGATCCAGAACATGCTGAAGCCGAAATTGCAGATTGTTTAAAGCAAATACAAAAACACCGTTTAAAAGTAGAAATAGATAGATTAAGTCATGATCAAAAAGAAGCGGAAAAGATGCACGAACATAGACGAGCACTTGAAATTGCCCAACAGATAATTCATTTAAGAAGATCGTTAACGGGAATTTAA
- a CDS encoding pyruvate, water dikinase regulatory protein — protein MKRLLIFVVSDSVGETGENAVKAVVSQFRPNFEKVSIRRFPHIETIDQIEKIVHIAKKQKAAIVFTLVEKEMRKALYSIAVENNVPAIDLLGPMMELIERSVDERPLEQPGLVHQLDDYYFKKIEAIEFAVKYDDGRDPRGLLLADVVLLGVSRTSKTPLSQYLAHKRLKVANVPLVPEVEPPKELELVDPKKCFGLVISPEKLNNIRKERLIALGLTEDAVYAQHSRIEQEIEHFYKVVNKVGCTVIDVTNKAVEETANKIIDILERNK, from the coding sequence ATGAAAAGACTATTGATTTTTGTTGTTTCGGATTCTGTAGGTGAAACAGGTGAAAATGCAGTGAAGGCTGTTGTAAGCCAGTTTAGACCAAATTTCGAAAAAGTAAGCATTCGTAGATTTCCTCATATTGAGACAATTGATCAAATCGAAAAAATTGTACATATTGCTAAAAAGCAAAAGGCGGCTATTGTATTTACTCTTGTTGAAAAGGAAATGCGTAAAGCGCTGTACAGTATAGCGGTCGAAAATAATGTTCCAGCAATAGATTTACTTGGTCCAATGATGGAACTCATTGAACGTTCAGTGGACGAGCGACCTTTGGAGCAGCCAGGACTTGTGCATCAGCTAGATGACTACTACTTTAAAAAAATAGAGGCCATTGAATTTGCAGTGAAATATGATGATGGCAGAGATCCGCGTGGGCTTTTACTTGCAGATGTTGTACTTCTCGGTGTTTCACGTACGTCAAAAACGCCTTTATCACAATATCTAGCTCATAAACGTTTAAAAGTGGCAAATGTCCCGCTCGTACCAGAAGTAGAACCACCTAAAGAGTTAGAATTAGTTGATCCGAAAAAATGTTTTGGTTTAGTTATTTCTCCAGAAAAGTTAAATAATATTCGTAAGGAACGTTTAATTGCACTTGGTTTAACGGAGGATGCAGTGTATGCACAGCATTCTCGCATTGAACAAGAAATTGAACATTTCTATAAAGTTGTGAATAAAGTCGGATGTACGGTAATTGATGTGACAAATAAAGCGGTAGAAGAAACAGCAAATAAAATAATAGATATTCTTGAACGAAACAAATAA
- a CDS encoding helix-turn-helix transcriptional regulator — MSPIELNKRQDAILQIVKENGPITGEQIAERLGLTRATLRPDLAILTMAGFLDARPRVGYFYAGKKSAVSITESMMNLKVKDFQAVPVVVSENMTVYDAICHMFLEDVGTLFVVDKNAYLQGVLSRKDLLRSSIGTQDLNKIPVHIIMTRMPNIAYCLKTDSLILAAKKLIDRQIDSMPVVNETEHGLEIVGRLTKTNITRAFISLADTHDL, encoded by the coding sequence GTGAGTCCAATAGAACTCAATAAACGTCAAGACGCTATTTTACAAATCGTCAAAGAGAATGGACCTATTACAGGAGAGCAAATTGCAGAGCGACTTGGTTTGACTCGCGCAACGCTTAGACCAGACTTAGCAATTTTAACAATGGCGGGCTTTTTAGACGCAAGACCACGTGTAGGCTATTTTTACGCTGGTAAGAAATCAGCAGTATCAATAACAGAGTCTATGATGAATTTAAAAGTAAAAGATTTTCAGGCAGTACCAGTTGTCGTTTCTGAAAATATGACGGTATATGATGCCATTTGTCATATGTTTTTAGAGGATGTGGGTACTTTATTTGTTGTGGACAAAAATGCCTATTTACAAGGAGTTCTTTCTCGTAAAGATCTTCTTAGATCAAGTATTGGGACGCAAGATTTAAATAAAATTCCTGTACATATTATTATGACGAGAATGCCGAATATTGCGTATTGTTTAAAAACAGATTCGCTTATTTTAGCTGCAAAAAAGCTAATTGATCGTCAAATTGATTCCATGCCAGTTGTGAATGAAACGGAGCACGGACTTGAAATTGTTGGACGTTTAACAAAAACAAATATTACGCGTGCGTTTATTTCTCTAGCAGATACGCATGATTTGTAA
- a CDS encoding glycine--tRNA ligase, with protein MTKKTMETIVSLAKQRGFVFPGSEIYGGLANTWDYGPLGVELKNNVKKAWWQKFVQESEHNVGLDAAILMNPRAWVASGHVGNFNDPMIDCKSCKARHRADKLIEDASLEKTGKEIIVDGMSFDQMKAKMEELEVTCPDCGKVDFTDIRQFNLMFKTFQGVTESSTNEIFLRPETAQGIFVNFKNVQRSMRKRTPFGIAQIGKSFRNEITPGNFTFRTREFEQMELEFFCKPGTDLEWHAYWKNFCKDWLLNLDMKEDSMRLRDHEEDELSHYSNATTDIEFRFPFGWGELWGVADRTDFDLKQHMEHSGEDFTYIDPITNERYVPYCIEPSLGADRVTLAFLCDAYDEEALDCDDKRTVLRFHPALAPFKAAVLPLSKKLAEEATDVWADLRKAFPVDYDESQSIGKRYRRQDEIGTPFCITFDFDSKEDGQVTVRHRDSMEQIRMPISEVKAYIEKHLQF; from the coding sequence ATGACAAAAAAAACAATGGAAACAATCGTTAGCTTAGCTAAACAACGTGGCTTCGTTTTCCCAGGCTCTGAAATTTATGGCGGCTTAGCAAATACTTGGGATTACGGTCCACTAGGGGTCGAACTGAAAAACAACGTAAAAAAAGCTTGGTGGCAAAAATTCGTTCAAGAATCAGAGCACAATGTTGGTCTTGACGCTGCTATTTTAATGAATCCACGTGCTTGGGTTGCATCTGGTCACGTTGGTAACTTCAACGACCCAATGATCGACTGTAAATCTTGTAAAGCTCGTCATCGTGCAGACAAATTAATCGAAGACGCTTCCCTTGAAAAAACAGGCAAAGAAATTATTGTTGATGGTATGTCATTCGACCAAATGAAAGCAAAAATGGAAGAATTAGAAGTAACATGCCCAGACTGCGGTAAAGTAGACTTCACTGACATCCGTCAATTCAACTTAATGTTTAAAACATTCCAAGGTGTAACAGAATCTTCAACAAACGAAATTTTCCTTCGTCCAGAAACAGCACAAGGGATTTTTGTTAACTTTAAAAATGTTCAACGTTCAATGCGTAAACGTACGCCATTTGGTATCGCACAAATCGGTAAGTCATTCCGTAACGAAATCACTCCAGGTAACTTCACATTCCGCACACGCGAATTCGAACAAATGGAGCTTGAATTCTTCTGTAAACCAGGTACTGACCTTGAGTGGCACGCTTACTGGAAAAACTTCTGTAAAGACTGGTTATTAAATTTAGACATGAAAGAAGATTCTATGCGCCTACGTGACCACGAAGAAGACGAATTATCACATTATTCAAATGCAACAACAGATATCGAATTCCGCTTCCCATTCGGATGGGGCGAATTATGGGGCGTTGCTGACCGTACAGACTTTGACTTAAAACAACATATGGAGCATTCAGGTGAAGATTTCACTTATATCGATCCAATTACAAACGAACGCTATGTACCTTACTGCATCGAGCCGTCTCTAGGTGCTGACCGCGTAACGCTTGCATTCTTATGTGACGCTTATGATGAAGAAGCTTTAGATTGCGATGACAAACGTACCGTATTACGTTTCCACCCAGCTCTAGCTCCATTCAAAGCAGCAGTTCTTCCTTTATCTAAAAAGTTAGCTGAAGAAGCAACTGACGTATGGGCTGATTTACGTAAAGCATTCCCAGTTGATTATGATGAGTCACAATCAATCGGTAAACGCTACCGTCGTCAAGATGAAATCGGTACACCATTCTGTATAACGTTCGACTTCGACTCAAAAGAAGACGGCCAAGTAACAGTACGTCACCGCGACTCAATGGAACAAATCCGCATGCCTATTTCAGAAGTTAAAGCCTATATTGAAAAGCATTTACAATTTTAA
- a CDS encoding polysaccharide deacetylase family protein, which produces MTRKSIVILIVLFICISISYVTFTTAADKGRRYYEETGQVLWEIKTEEKKIALTFDDGPHPEYTAQILDLLAKYDAKATFFVVGANAEKNPDVVLREYNEGHELANHTFTHPLKITVPELEKQLKQTNDIIYSITGFYPVLFRPVGGQYTDDMIDLVANKGYKVVMWSWHQDTEDWTNPGVKKIVKKVMQGTKPGNIILFHDGGGNRKQTVEALKEILPELQKQNYKFVTISELLRVANVKVSN; this is translated from the coding sequence TTGACACGTAAAAGTATTGTTATTTTAATTGTATTATTCATCTGCATTTCGATAAGTTATGTTACCTTTACTACTGCCGCTGACAAGGGGAGACGTTATTATGAAGAAACCGGACAAGTGCTTTGGGAGATTAAAACAGAGGAAAAAAAGATTGCCCTAACATTTGATGATGGGCCACATCCAGAATACACTGCGCAAATTTTAGATTTACTTGCCAAATACGATGCAAAAGCAACGTTTTTTGTAGTTGGTGCAAACGCAGAAAAGAATCCTGATGTTGTTTTACGGGAATATAACGAAGGACATGAACTAGCAAATCACACTTTTACACATCCATTGAAAATAACTGTGCCAGAGCTAGAAAAACAATTAAAACAGACAAATGATATTATCTACAGCATTACAGGATTTTATCCGGTGCTGTTTCGACCGGTTGGTGGGCAATATACAGATGATATGATCGACCTTGTTGCGAATAAGGGCTATAAAGTAGTCATGTGGTCTTGGCATCAGGACACGGAAGATTGGACAAATCCAGGGGTAAAAAAAATTGTCAAAAAAGTAATGCAAGGGACGAAACCCGGGAATATCATTTTATTTCACGATGGCGGAGGGAATCGTAAGCAAACTGTAGAAGCACTCAAAGAAATCTTACCGGAACTGCAAAAACAAAACTATAAATTTGTCACCATCTCAGAGCTCTTACGTGTTGCAAATGTTAAAGTGAGTAATTAG
- a CDS encoding gluconate 2-dehydrogenase subunit 3 family protein, whose translation MSSDNNNNNNNNNNISRRNFLKTTGIAAGTLVGGGLIGGLVGYNLNGNIGTSTLDHAQNGVTNEATGSPKAKMFFMNNRDFSILSNATERIFPEDDLGPGAIGLDVPYFIDHQLAGQYGSNSKEYMQGPFAEGAPTQGYQSRLTRAEIFKQGIQKIEAEAQSRFKKGFNDLEGAQMDEILTAFQKDEVKMTGVTSSFFFTLLRAATLEGAYSDPMYGGNRNMEGWRMKGFPGHQMAYITQIEDAKFKKIEPNSLGNH comes from the coding sequence ATGAGTTCGGATAATAATAATAATAATAATAATAATAATAATATATCACGCCGTAACTTCTTAAAAACTACAGGTATTGCAGCAGGTACACTCGTCGGTGGTGGATTAATAGGAGGGCTTGTAGGGTACAACCTAAACGGCAATATAGGTACTTCTACTTTAGATCATGCACAAAATGGTGTAACTAATGAGGCTACCGGTTCACCAAAAGCAAAGATGTTTTTCATGAATAATCGTGATTTCAGTATTTTATCGAATGCCACAGAGCGAATTTTCCCTGAGGACGATTTAGGGCCAGGAGCTATTGGCTTAGATGTACCATATTTTATCGACCACCAACTAGCTGGGCAATACGGAAGTAATTCAAAAGAATATATGCAAGGTCCGTTTGCTGAAGGGGCGCCAACCCAAGGCTATCAAAGTCGCTTAACACGGGCAGAAATTTTCAAGCAAGGCATTCAGAAAATAGAAGCCGAGGCGCAAAGCCGATTCAAGAAGGGTTTTAACGATTTAGAAGGTGCTCAAATGGATGAGATTTTAACTGCCTTCCAGAAAGATGAGGTTAAGATGACCGGTGTCACATCATCGTTCTTCTTTACATTATTACGAGCAGCTACATTAGAGGGTGCCTACTCCGACCCAATGTACGGTGGTAATCGGAACATGGAAGGTTGGCGTATGAAAGGCTTCCCTGGGCACCAGATGGCCTATATTACACAAATTGAAGATGCGAAGTTCAAAAAAATCGAGCCTAATTCTTTAGGCAATCACTAA
- a CDS encoding GMC family oxidoreductase, producing MATTLPSVDVVTVGVGWTGGIIAAECTKAGLKVVGLERGQKRGTEDFLNVHDEYRYAIRYDLMQNLSKETISFRNDRKMKALPMRQLGSFLLGEGLGGSGTHWNGQTYRFLPYDFKIKTMTDERYGANKLGPDYLLQDWGLTYDQLEPYFDKFEKTTGISGEDKNPFSGKRTNPFPTPPMKKTPMLVQFEKAAKNLKLSPYMVPSANLSEAYQNPDGETINACQYCGFCERFGCEYGAKTSAEITVVPTALKTGKFDLRFNSNVVEILKQGNKVTGVKYLDTISGEEFIQPANVIVLTSYVFNNAKLLMVSNIGQQYDPATGKGTLGRNYCYQILPGAAGFFDEQYNTFMGAGSLGMTIDDFNGDNFDHSELNFIHGGNIALTQTGTRPIGSNPTLPDTPTWGPEFKKQSIHYYTRSFGVGAQGASMPYKENYLSLDSVYKDAYGLPLVQLTYNFTDQDRALHKFISARAADIMKEMGAKTVVPSGEIKDYNIVPYQTTHNTGGTVMSLTPEDGVVNNYLQHWDVENLFAVSAGNFPHNSGYNPTGTLGALAYRCAEGIIKYSKSGGSLV from the coding sequence ATGGCAACAACATTACCAAGTGTAGACGTTGTAACAGTTGGTGTAGGTTGGACTGGCGGTATTATTGCTGCGGAGTGTACAAAAGCTGGCTTAAAAGTTGTAGGTTTAGAGCGTGGACAAAAACGCGGGACGGAGGATTTCCTGAATGTCCATGACGAGTATCGTTATGCCATTCGCTATGACTTGATGCAAAACCTTTCAAAGGAGACTATATCCTTCCGTAATGACCGCAAAATGAAAGCTTTACCGATGCGTCAGCTCGGTTCCTTTTTATTAGGAGAGGGACTTGGAGGGTCTGGAACACACTGGAACGGTCAGACTTATCGCTTTTTACCGTATGATTTCAAGATTAAAACAATGACAGACGAACGTTATGGTGCCAATAAATTAGGCCCCGATTATTTATTGCAGGATTGGGGCTTAACATACGATCAGCTAGAGCCCTATTTCGATAAATTCGAAAAAACGACAGGTATTTCAGGTGAAGATAAAAATCCGTTTAGTGGAAAACGTACCAATCCATTTCCAACACCTCCAATGAAAAAGACACCGATGCTTGTGCAATTTGAAAAAGCAGCAAAAAATTTAAAATTATCGCCTTACATGGTTCCTTCTGCAAACTTATCAGAAGCCTATCAAAATCCTGATGGTGAAACAATTAACGCCTGTCAATATTGCGGATTCTGCGAGCGTTTCGGTTGTGAATATGGCGCAAAAACATCAGCAGAAATTACAGTTGTACCTACCGCTTTAAAAACAGGTAAATTTGACCTCCGCTTCAATTCCAATGTTGTTGAAATTTTAAAGCAGGGCAACAAAGTAACAGGTGTCAAATATTTAGATACGATATCCGGTGAAGAATTCATACAACCTGCGAATGTTATTGTGTTGACAAGCTATGTCTTTAACAACGCCAAACTGTTAATGGTTTCCAATATTGGACAGCAATACGATCCAGCAACAGGTAAAGGAACACTTGGACGAAACTATTGCTATCAGATTTTACCAGGTGCGGCTGGATTCTTTGATGAACAATACAACACATTTATGGGTGCAGGTTCACTTGGTATGACCATAGACGACTTTAATGGTGATAACTTCGATCATAGTGAATTGAATTTCATACATGGTGGAAATATTGCACTTACGCAAACAGGTACACGTCCAATCGGCTCGAACCCAACACTACCCGATACACCAACATGGGGACCAGAGTTTAAAAAACAATCGATTCATTACTATACACGTTCATTTGGTGTTGGTGCGCAAGGTGCTTCCATGCCATATAAAGAAAACTATTTGTCACTTGATTCCGTATACAAGGACGCTTATGGTTTACCATTAGTGCAGCTAACGTACAACTTTACGGATCAAGATCGTGCGCTTCATAAATTCATTTCTGCGCGTGCGGCCGATATTATGAAAGAAATGGGTGCAAAAACCGTCGTCCCAAGTGGAGAGATTAAAGACTACAACATCGTCCCTTACCAAACGACGCATAATACAGGTGGAACAGTCATGAGTTTAACGCCAGAGGATGGCGTTGTGAATAACTACCTACAGCATTGGGACGTAGAAAATCTTTTCGCTGTTAGTGCCGGAAACTTCCCTCATAATAGTGGTTATAATCCAACAGGTACTTTAGGAGCGCTAGCCTATCGCTGTGCAGAAGGCATCATTAAATATAGTAAATCAGGTGGATCTTTAGTTTAA
- the tatA gene encoding twin-arginine translocase TatA/TatE family subunit yields the protein MGGLGAIGVPGLIIILVIVLIVFGPKKLPEIGGAVGKTFAEFKKSTKGLIDDDDDVPTKKIEKKSDVS from the coding sequence ATGGGAGGACTTGGTGCAATTGGTGTTCCTGGATTAATCATTATTTTGGTCATTGTGTTAATCGTTTTTGGCCCGAAGAAATTACCTGAAATCGGTGGCGCAGTGGGTAAAACCTTTGCAGAGTTTAAAAAATCCACTAAAGGCTTAATTGACGACGATGATGATGTACCAACAAAGAAAATAGAAAAAAAATCAGATGTTTCGTAG
- the tatC gene encoding twin-arginine translocase subunit TatC produces the protein MDPYEKKKYLSPIDKIKNEPPAPMEASIESSYDSSTSDIVLEETVKNEPLIPGESLFGHLTELRKQIIKALVVFVLFFIIVFSTINIWFPYVTRGHSLVILGPLEVVKFYMTISSTLALGLSLPFFVHFLWSFVKPGLKEEESRFLGLYAPVMFLLFLLGIAFGYFVVNPLSYSFLVGLGAANFNVMVSASEYMHFLIMTTVPLGLLFELPIVALFLSSLGILTAESMKKVRGWSYIAMGLGSALITPPDFISQLLVLIPMIILYEISITLVKRIERKQIESTV, from the coding sequence ATGGACCCATATGAAAAAAAAAAATATTTAAGTCCCATTGATAAAATAAAAAACGAGCCTCCCGCACCGATGGAGGCTTCTATTGAATCATCATATGATTCCAGTACATCGGACATTGTGCTTGAGGAAACCGTAAAGAACGAGCCACTTATTCCTGGCGAATCACTATTTGGGCATCTTACGGAGCTACGTAAACAGATTATAAAAGCTCTAGTCGTCTTTGTACTATTTTTTATAATCGTATTCTCTACTATTAATATTTGGTTTCCATATGTCACACGTGGACATTCACTTGTGATTTTAGGACCGCTCGAGGTTGTAAAATTCTATATGACGATTTCATCAACTTTAGCCCTCGGATTGTCCTTGCCCTTTTTCGTTCACTTTCTTTGGAGTTTCGTAAAGCCTGGCTTAAAGGAGGAAGAAAGTCGCTTTCTTGGGCTTTATGCGCCAGTTATGTTTTTACTATTTTTACTAGGCATAGCATTCGGTTATTTTGTCGTCAATCCGCTCAGCTATTCGTTTTTAGTGGGCCTTGGTGCAGCGAATTTTAATGTCATGGTATCTGCAAGTGAATACATGCATTTTTTAATCATGACAACGGTACCACTTGGGTTATTATTTGAATTGCCGATTGTTGCACTTTTTTTATCATCCTTAGGTATATTAACGGCCGAATCCATGAAAAAAGTACGCGGTTGGTCTTACATCGCGATGGGTTTAGGCTCTGCGCTCATAACACCTCCCGATTTCATCAGTCAGCTACTCGTATTAATTCCAATGATTATTTTATATGAAATAAGTATTACCCTTGTAAAACGTATAGAACGTAAACAAATAGAAAGCACTGTATAG